From the Parus major isolate Abel chromosome 1A, Parus_major1.1, whole genome shotgun sequence genome, the window gaaaggCTGTTAGGGCAAGGTAAAGTTTAAAAAGTAATCACACAGATATAGACAATAAAAAACTAAGATACTGGAAGTCTGCatgagagctgagctgggtttggttttttatacAACAGAGAAACAGTACAATTTTGTAATACACTTCATTCTACTTCTTTTTTAGGCATCTACTTTACTGCTATATGATCTTATACCACAGTAGTGCCAGCTTCTGTCCTGGGAGAAAACATCAAATTATTTACAGTTCTGGAGAAGGAGCAGTACTTTAAAATGCTAGACAGGCATTGTTCTACTTGGACTCAACTGTAAATGGAAATGAAGTAAATTGTACACAGAGCCAACAAAACGTATTGCCAGGTAAtcttagttttccttttttaccttaaaaaaaaaaccaaccaaaacctcCACAGTGCTTTTGATCCTGGACATTAATTGTTATCTCCTGATGTTGGCAGAGACTAAATATGCCTCGCAATTCTCAGCAAAGGTATCACTAAGTTCTTTAATTCCTGCTGTGATACACAACAGGACTTCCTCACAGCAATATTCTTAATAGCTGCTACCCTTCGCCAGCAAGGGACCAGCTTGAAATGAAACCATAAAAAGAAGAGCACAAACAACAGAGGGAAAGCCCACCCAGAACAGTTTCTGTGGCCGGGtcttgctgctcctcagcagccGAGCGTGTCTCTTCGCGCTGAGCCCAGCGGCGGCGGCTCTCGCGGACGGTGCCAAGGAACGCCAGCTGCCGCTCGCTGTCCAACGTGGCACAGCCCCGCACCAGCTCCTCCGCGCCCTCAAAGCgccccagaggcagcagcacctgctccaggtACAGCTCCAGCAGCGCCCCGAACTCGGGCAGGCTCTGGTTGGCACAGGctctcagccagctgctgccaaCCTCCAGCATCACCTGCGGCTCTCGCACTTTGCTGTACAACAGGATGCTGGAATGCaagggagaagcaggagaaaacacaaagtCTTTGTCAGAGCTACAACCCACACGCAGCTCTCATGAAGGAACAAATCAGGGTCTACATcaacacacacagagaattCTGAGGCAGACAACAGGTGCAGCTATCGATGTTACTCTCTCAGCATCACCTCTTTTGGACTTGATCGCCATGAAGCAATCCTGCAGGCAtgctccagcacacacaggTCAAGAACAGGCCTGTCCCAGATCTCACTTACACCACACAAAGTGAAAACATCATGTAATACCCAAGCCTGGCCTGCAGTTAAACCTAACGCAAGCCCTGTGTGTACATCTGACAGCAAGAGACAGAAACTCACCACAGTTCCAGAACTTTTGGAGGCAGATGTTCAGGTACATGGTAATACTGCAGCACCCAAGACAGAACTTCTCTCCACCGGTTCATCTCGGCCAGCGCCTGAATCCCCACAACACAAAGGGAGCATTTCACTTCTGCAAAACTGGTAAGGAACAGACACCTAAATAAGTGCTTCTTACAACCACATTTCCCCTTGTATCCCTTCCAGTGAGCTTCAGTGCATCCCAGGTACcccacagctctctgcttcccctcTACTTATCCCCTATAAAAAGGTCAATTCGACCTCCGAGGATACACACTGTGACTGTACCTCTGAGAGAACGAAGGGAAGGCTGCTGGGCACACCCCACCTCCCTCAAACACAATGAAACGCGTTAATACCGACAGGGATAAAAGAAACCCCAAAGCAGCGCAGGCTGAAGTTCGAAGGCAGCCGGGCGCTGATGCAGCACCGAGCAGCTTCCCCGTTCCCGCCGTTCGCACCTCTCGGGGCCAGGGCCGGGGCCAGGGCCGGGGCCGGGTCCCAGGCTGTCGCAGCCCGCCTCACACCGCTCCACGGCGGCGGCGAAGTCTcggtgcagcaccagcagatCCGCCGCCTCCTCCAGCAGCGCGGCCGCCTGCGCCGCCCCCGGGGCCCAGGCGGGCGGCTCGCCCCTCATGGCCCCGGCGGGAGGGCTCTCCCCGGCCCCGCACGGCTCTGCCTCAGCCTCCGGCTCCAGCGCCGCCACCGCCCCCGCCGGGGTCCGGCTCGGCTCCGAGCCGCTCGGGCAGGCACCGGAAAGCCGGGCTGGAGCCGCCCGGCAGCGGAAGGGCCGCCCCGGAGCATCCCGCGGGCCGCCGGGATGTG encodes:
- the PEX26 gene encoding peroxisome assembly protein 26, translated to MRGEPPAWAPGAAQAAALLEEAADLLVLHRDFAAAVERCEAGCDSLGPGPGPGPGPGPESFAEVKCSLCVVGIQALAEMNRWREVLSWVLQYYHVPEHLPPKVLELCILLYSKVREPQVMLEVGSSWLRACANQSLPEFGALLELYLEQVLLPLGRFEGAEELVRGCATLDSERQLAFLGTVRESRRRWAQREETRSAAEEQQDPATETVLGVLSQKLLTMLTLLRRAMRSMSNHFYLLPYKKMLLATFLLYLVVVRLDPASPTSLPFIYKLVQLFRQAWAAVLSPIHRPPIRD